A region of Bacteroidales bacterium DNA encodes the following proteins:
- a CDS encoding asparaginase domain-containing protein codes for MNLSITDDKHIVVKIPTGYNIGVDVRTITNMKETGYKKAVYKIPEKEFPITPGLPRVKLLGTGGTIASRLDYRTGAVIPAFSPGELYGAVPELADICNLETEKIFAVFSENMGPKQYIALSQAIGKEIEKGVDCRSYGMHVRPYIR; via the coding sequence TTGAATTTATCTATAACTGACGATAAGCATATTGTGGTAAAAATCCCGACGGGTTACAATATCGGGGTTGATGTGCGGACCATCACGAATATGAAGGAAACCGGCTATAAGAAGGCCGTTTACAAGATCCCTGAGAAAGAATTTCCAATCACACCCGGATTACCAAGGGTTAAGCTGCTCGGCACCGGCGGAACCATTGCTTCGCGCCTGGATTACCGCACCGGGGCCGTCATCCCTGCCTTTTCCCCTGGAGAACTCTATGGGGCAGTTCCAGAACTGGCCGATATCTGCAACCTGGAGACTGAGAAAATATTCGCCGTATTCAGCGAGAACATGGGTCCCAAGCAATACATCGCCCTTTCCCAGGCTATCGGGAAAGAGATCGAAAAAGGGGTGGATTGCCGAAGTTATGGTATGCATGTTCGGCCCTACATCCGATGA